In Actinoplanes sp. NBC_00393, a single genomic region encodes these proteins:
- a CDS encoding VWA domain-containing protein yields the protein MSDERGRRWRLVLGGAAEESLGSAAGRDGAMDAALAALYDDGSSSDKRSAGLGSSAPKVARWLGDIREYFPSTVVQVMQSDAIERLDLTRLLLEPEMLTAVEPDVHLVGTLLSLNRVMPDKARQTARQVVRTVVEQLERRIEQKTRAAVTGALNRAARISRPRHADIDWDRTIRANLKHYQAEHRTVIPERLVGYGRRTTSVQRDVVLCVDQSGSMAASVVFSGVFAAVLASMRSLRTSLVVFDTAVVDLTEQLSDPVEVLFGTQLGGGTDINRAIAYSQQLITRPRDSIFVLISDLYEGGVREEMLRRVAEMTAAGVQVVVLLALSDEGAPAYDHENAAALAALGVPAFACTPDAFPDLMAAAIERRDLKAFAERLTVQEATTGR from the coding sequence ATGAGTGACGAACGCGGGCGCCGATGGCGGCTGGTGCTCGGCGGCGCGGCCGAGGAGTCGCTCGGCTCGGCAGCCGGCCGGGACGGGGCGATGGACGCCGCACTCGCCGCCCTCTACGACGACGGCTCCTCCTCGGACAAGCGCTCCGCAGGGCTGGGCAGTTCGGCGCCGAAAGTGGCGCGCTGGCTCGGTGACATCCGGGAGTACTTCCCGAGTACGGTCGTGCAGGTCATGCAGTCCGACGCGATCGAGCGGCTGGACCTCACCCGGCTGCTCCTGGAGCCGGAGATGCTCACCGCGGTGGAACCCGACGTCCACCTCGTCGGCACGCTGCTCTCACTGAACCGGGTGATGCCCGACAAGGCCCGCCAGACCGCCCGCCAGGTGGTCCGCACGGTCGTCGAGCAGCTGGAACGCCGGATCGAGCAGAAAACCCGGGCCGCCGTGACCGGTGCGCTGAACCGGGCCGCCCGGATCAGCCGGCCCCGGCACGCGGACATCGACTGGGACCGGACGATCCGCGCCAACCTCAAGCACTACCAGGCCGAGCACCGCACGGTGATCCCGGAGCGGCTGGTCGGGTACGGGCGGCGTACCACCTCGGTGCAGCGGGACGTGGTGCTCTGCGTCGACCAGTCCGGGTCGATGGCAGCCTCGGTGGTGTTCTCCGGGGTGTTCGCCGCGGTCCTCGCGTCGATGCGGTCGCTGCGCACCTCGCTCGTCGTGTTCGACACCGCGGTGGTGGATCTGACCGAGCAGCTCAGCGATCCGGTCGAGGTGCTTTTCGGTACGCAGCTCGGCGGTGGGACGGACATCAACCGGGCTATCGCGTACAGCCAGCAACTGATCACGCGGCCGCGGGACAGCATTTTCGTGCTGATCAGCGATCTGTACGAGGGTGGTGTCCGGGAGGAGATGCTGCGCCGGGTGGCCGAGATGACGGCGGCCGGCGTCCAGGTCGTGGTGCTGTTGGCGCTATCCGATGAGGGCGCGCCTGCCTACGACCATGAGAACGCCGCGGCGCTCGCGGCGCTGGGGGTTCCGGCTTTCGCGTGCACGCCGGACGCCTTCCCTGATCTGATGGCGGCGGCCATCGAGCGGCGCGACCTGAAGGCCTTCGCCGAACGGCTCACCGTTCAGGAGGCAACCACCGGCCGCTGA
- a CDS encoding class I SAM-dependent methyltransferase, whose amino-acid sequence MTAYLNDPEIWQESWDRQQEAFMPDREHRFAAMLDAVAAVTEGRPPRLLDLAGGTGTITLRTLARFPGAEVTVLDQDPVLLTIAGSSLRDRATVIDADLGDPGWRAKLPAEASFDAVLTATALHWLPAERVSALYAEIREVLRPGGIFANADHMPEESLPILSGKLRDHARVKREARYATGASTSWPEWWARVAADEQLAAKAVERARIYPAKDHDQEWLPPAAWHVDALRSAGYSEAGVIWRGGTDAAVAALR is encoded by the coding sequence ATGACTGCTTACTTGAACGACCCGGAGATCTGGCAGGAGAGCTGGGACCGCCAGCAGGAAGCATTCATGCCGGACCGGGAGCACCGGTTCGCGGCCATGCTCGACGCCGTCGCGGCCGTCACCGAGGGCCGACCGCCGCGGCTGCTCGACCTCGCCGGCGGCACCGGCACCATCACGCTGCGGACGCTGGCCCGATTCCCCGGGGCCGAGGTAACAGTCCTCGACCAGGACCCGGTGCTGCTGACCATCGCGGGTTCGTCATTGCGCGACCGCGCCACCGTCATCGACGCGGACCTGGGCGACCCGGGCTGGCGGGCAAAGCTGCCGGCCGAGGCCTCCTTCGACGCGGTGCTGACCGCCACCGCTCTGCACTGGCTGCCGGCCGAGCGGGTGAGCGCGCTCTACGCGGAGATCCGCGAGGTCCTGCGCCCCGGCGGCATCTTCGCCAACGCCGACCACATGCCGGAGGAAAGCCTGCCGATTCTCTCCGGCAAGCTGCGCGACCACGCGCGAGTCAAGCGCGAGGCCCGGTACGCGACCGGCGCATCCACCTCCTGGCCGGAGTGGTGGGCCCGCGTCGCCGCCGACGAACAGCTCGCGGCTAAGGCCGTCGAACGGGCGCGGATCTACCCGGCCAAGGACCACGACCAGGAATGGCTACCGCCGGCCGCCTGGCACGTCGACGCGCTGCGCTCCGCCGGCTATAGCGAGGCGGGCGTCATCTGGCGGGGTGGCACCGACGCAGCGGTGGCTGCCCTCCGCTGA
- a CDS encoding S8 family peptidase, with protein sequence MKAQIIRKFAVGTVAAGALAAVGVLALPVGSAGWEPVTYGLTASPAELVPATVSVEKPARIVTTTVGKDGRPVITVREATDRDTAAEMVAEGQDAEDAVSVEVDAPMYTMGVPTGSDPSRSKQWDFAKLKIAEAWKKSTGEGVTVAVIDTGVDVKHPDLAGNVLPGYDAIANKAGTSSDGNGHGTHVAGTIAAVTGNNVGISAVAPDTKILPVKALGANGSGNMSDAAEGIIWAADHGAQVINMSLGSTTKVTAVTNAINYARSKGVTVVAAAGNSRSSGSPTSYPAADAGVIAVAATDSNDKYGSYSNAGSYVDVAAPGSSIMSTYPTALGSYKSMNGTSMASPHIAAVAALLKAANPALTPDQIEAAMEQTAVDLGAKGFDKDYGNGRVDPVAALAKVAPAPTTAPTTAPTTAPTTAPTTAPTTAPTTSAPTTSAPTTSAPVTTAPTTAPTTAPTTSAPVKTAPVITVASSAPEVAYGKNSVTTFTLKANGKALAKQPVSVVITEAGGEVQRTEAKTTAAGTVVVTRAAKAAYQVYVEVAESNTTAAATSATVSYNVRATVGAVRSGTRIMTVTIAGVDGQTADVQQYKSGSWQSVATYEAKSSVRVGNLTRGQKYRVVVPDSASILGATSPTVTA encoded by the coding sequence ATGAAGGCTCAGATCATCCGTAAGTTCGCCGTCGGCACCGTCGCGGCCGGCGCTCTCGCCGCTGTCGGCGTTTTGGCTCTGCCGGTCGGCTCGGCGGGTTGGGAGCCTGTCACCTACGGTTTGACCGCCAGCCCGGCGGAGTTGGTGCCGGCGACGGTGTCGGTGGAGAAGCCGGCGCGGATCGTGACGACCACGGTCGGTAAGGACGGCCGGCCGGTGATCACGGTTCGTGAGGCCACCGACCGGGATACCGCGGCCGAGATGGTCGCGGAGGGGCAGGACGCCGAGGACGCGGTCAGTGTCGAGGTGGACGCCCCGATGTACACCATGGGTGTCCCGACCGGTTCGGACCCCAGCCGCAGCAAGCAGTGGGACTTCGCGAAGCTGAAGATCGCCGAGGCGTGGAAGAAGTCGACCGGCGAAGGCGTCACCGTCGCGGTGATCGACACCGGCGTGGACGTCAAGCACCCGGATCTGGCCGGCAACGTGCTGCCCGGCTACGACGCGATCGCGAACAAGGCCGGCACCAGCAGTGACGGCAACGGGCACGGCACCCACGTGGCCGGCACCATCGCCGCGGTCACCGGTAACAACGTCGGGATCTCCGCGGTCGCGCCGGACACCAAGATCCTGCCGGTCAAGGCGCTCGGCGCGAACGGCAGCGGCAACATGTCGGACGCCGCCGAAGGCATCATCTGGGCCGCCGACCACGGCGCCCAGGTGATCAACATGTCGCTCGGGTCCACCACGAAGGTCACCGCGGTGACCAACGCGATCAACTACGCGCGCAGCAAGGGTGTCACCGTGGTCGCCGCGGCCGGCAACAGCCGCAGCTCCGGCAGCCCGACCTCGTACCCGGCCGCGGACGCCGGGGTGATCGCGGTCGCCGCGACCGACAGCAACGACAAGTACGGCTCCTACTCCAACGCCGGCAGCTACGTCGACGTCGCCGCGCCGGGTAGCAGCATCATGAGCACCTATCCGACCGCGCTGGGCTCGTACAAGTCCATGAACGGCACCTCGATGGCGTCGCCGCACATCGCGGCGGTCGCCGCGCTGCTCAAGGCCGCCAACCCGGCGCTGACGCCGGACCAGATCGAGGCCGCGATGGAGCAGACCGCGGTCGACCTGGGCGCCAAGGGCTTCGACAAGGACTACGGCAACGGCCGCGTCGACCCGGTCGCCGCCCTGGCCAAGGTCGCCCCGGCACCCACCACCGCCCCGACCACCGCCCCGACCACGGCACCCACCACCGCCCCGACCACGGCACCGACCACCGCTCCGACCACCAGCGCTCCCACCACGAGCGCCCCGACCACCAGCGCCCCGGTCACCACGGCGCCGACCACCGCTCCGACCACGGCTCCGACCACCAGCGCCCCGGTCAAGACCGCGCCGGTGATCACTGTCGCCTCCAGCGCGCCCGAGGTCGCGTACGGAAAGAACTCCGTCACCACCTTCACGCTGAAGGCGAACGGCAAGGCCCTGGCGAAGCAGCCTGTCTCGGTCGTCATCACCGAGGCCGGTGGCGAGGTGCAGCGCACCGAGGCCAAGACCACGGCGGCCGGCACCGTCGTGGTGACCCGGGCGGCGAAGGCCGCCTACCAGGTCTACGTCGAGGTTGCGGAGTCGAACACGACCGCGGCCGCGACCTCGGCTACGGTCAGCTACAACGTGCGGGCCACGGTGGGCGCCGTCCGTAGCGGCACCCGGATCATGACGGTCACCATCGCCGGCGTCGACGGGCAGACCGCGGACGTCCAGCAGTACAAGTCGGGTTCGTGGCAGTCCGTCGCGACCTACGAGGCCAAGTCGAGCGTCCGGGTCGGCAACCTGACCCGCGGCCAGAAGTACCGCGTAGTCGTACCGGACAGCGCCTCGATTCTGGGCGCCACCAGCCCGACCGTGACCGCCTGA